A part of Neodiprion pinetum isolate iyNeoPine1 chromosome 4, iyNeoPine1.2, whole genome shotgun sequence genomic DNA contains:
- the LOC124216377 gene encoding very-long-chain 3-oxoacyl-CoA reductase: MVLSCWEKITIVVVAAVGLRILIRASGLAWKKLIAPQLGLGLDVASQGRWAVVTGATDGIGKAFAEALAAKGLDILLVSRSLPKLEQVATDIKQRFGIETRVLEADLTQGQPVYAKIATCVEELEVGVLVNNAGTSYEHPEVFTNLSEETIARILQLNVAGVTGVARAILPGMMERRKGVIINISSTSAAIPSPYLSVYSASKSYVDKLSADLAVEAAPRGVTVQCVLPGPVATKMSKIRRSTWMAPSAEKFVESLLKTVGIESRTTGYFPHSLLLGTINAIRCVCDKAAIWLIARTMLNLRNRALRKKDKDEQKTVESIPNRLTQATTD; the protein is encoded by the exons ATGGTGCTGTCCTGCTGGGAGAAAATCACGATCGTTGTGGTGGCAGCGGTAGGACTGAGGATCCTGATTCGGGCGAGTGGCCTCGCCTGGAAAAAGCTCATCGCCCCGCAGCTTGGCCTTGGACTTGACGTCGCTTCCCAAGGTCGTTGGGCCGTCGTCACGGGCGCGACGGACGGAATCGGGAAGGCCTTCGCCGAGGCGCTGGCTGCCAAAGGTTTGGACATACTTTTGGTCTCCAGGTCACTGCCGAAGCTAGAGCAGGTCGCCACCGACATAAAACAGCGGTTTGGAATCGAGACTCGAGTCCTCGAGGCCGATCTGACGCAAGGGCAGCCCGTGTATGCGAAAATCGCAACGTGCGTCGAGGAGCTCGAG GTTGGCGTCTTGGTGAACAACGCGGGTACGAGCTACGAGCATCCGGAAGTGTTCACGAATCTCTCAGAGGAGACGATCGCTCGTATACTGCAGCTCAATGTTGCCGGAGTGACGGGGGTGGCCCGGGCAATACTTCCAGGAATGATGGAGCGCCGGAAGGGGGTGATAATAAACATCAGTTCGACGTCAGCGGCCATTCCTAGTCCCTATTTGTCCGTCTATTCGGCGAGCAAATCGTACGTTGACAAATTGAGTGCCGATCTTGCGGTCGAAGCTGCGCCACGTGGTGTCACGGTGCAATGCGTTCTTCCGGGTCCGGTTGCCActaaaatgtcgaaaatcag GAGGTCAACTTGGATGGCACCGTCGGCGGAAAAGTTCGTCGAGTCGTTATTGAAGACGGTGGGCATCGAATCTCGAACAACGGGCTATTTCCCGCACTCTCTGCTACTCGGTACAATCAACGCGATTCGGTGCGTGTGCGACAAAGCGGCAATTTGGCTGATCGCGAGAACGATGTTGAACCTCAGGAACCGCGCTCTGAGGAAAAAGGACAAGGACGAGCAGAAGACCGTCGAATCGATTCCGAATCGACTGACTCAAGCCACGACTGATTGA